The following proteins come from a genomic window of Hymenobacter canadensis:
- a CDS encoding SDR family oxidoreductase — MSEVSQPIALVTGATSGIGEVTARELVRQGYHVVLLARNAEKAARTRQQLQQAAKPGTRVDVLLCDLSDLGQVRRAAEEFNQRYARLDVLVNNAGLVFGAEREESVNGHEMTLATNHLGPFLLTSLLLPKLRQSPAARIVNVASMAHKFAKPDLADLDATRSYSPMRAYANSKLFNILFTQELARQLRQRGITNVTTNSLHPGVVASNFGSNSTWLTRAFYKAAAPFMTTSEDGAQTSIYLATSPEVASISGGYFAKKKPEPVKSDFNTAANVQQFWQQSEQMVGQPFFAE; from the coding sequence GCCTATTGCCCTCGTTACGGGTGCCACGTCGGGAATCGGCGAAGTAACCGCCCGTGAGCTGGTCCGGCAGGGCTACCACGTAGTACTACTGGCCCGCAACGCCGAAAAAGCCGCCCGCACCCGCCAGCAGCTGCAGCAAGCCGCCAAGCCTGGCACCCGCGTTGATGTGTTGCTCTGCGACCTGTCGGACCTGGGCCAAGTGCGGCGGGCAGCCGAGGAGTTCAACCAGCGCTACGCCCGGTTGGACGTGCTGGTGAACAACGCCGGCCTGGTTTTCGGGGCCGAGCGGGAAGAGTCCGTCAACGGCCACGAAATGACGTTGGCTACCAACCACCTCGGCCCGTTTCTGCTGACCAGCCTACTCCTACCGAAGCTGCGCCAAAGCCCGGCGGCCCGCATCGTGAACGTGGCTTCCATGGCCCACAAGTTTGCCAAGCCCGACCTAGCTGACCTCGACGCCACCCGCAGCTACTCGCCCATGCGGGCCTACGCTAACTCCAAGCTGTTCAACATCCTGTTCACGCAGGAGCTGGCCCGGCAACTGCGGCAGCGTGGCATCACCAACGTCACCACCAACAGCCTGCACCCGGGCGTGGTGGCCAGCAACTTCGGCAGCAACTCCACGTGGCTCACGCGGGCCTTCTACAAAGCCGCCGCGCCATTCATGACGACTTCCGAAGACGGCGCCCAGACCAGCATCTACCTCGCCACCTCACCCGAAGTAGCCAGCATCAGCGGCGGCTATTTCGCCAAGAAAAAGCCGGAGCCCGTGAAATCGGACTTCAATACCGCGGCCAATGTGCAGCAATTCTGGCAGCAGTCGGAGCAGATGGTAGGGCAGCCGTTCTTTGCAGAATAG
- the ahcY gene encoding adenosylhomocysteinase, whose protein sequence is MVETKTTAYVPYKVKDMSLAEWGRKEIRLAEAEMPGLMALREEYGNSQPLKGARIAGCLHMTIQTAVLIETLQALGAEVTWSSCNIFSTQDHAAAAIAAVGTPVYAWKGLNEEDFNWCIEQTLFFGEDRQPLNMILDDGGDLTNMVLNQYPELAAGIRGISEETTTGVLRLLERVKAGTLPLPAFNVNDSVTKSKFDNKYGCKESAVDAIRRATDVMMAGKVAVVAGYGDVGKGTAASLLGAGARVIVTEIDPICALQAAMDGFAVKKLANAVKEADIVVTATGNCDILTEEHFRSLKDKAIVCNIGHFDDEIDMAWLNKNYGHTKDTVKPQVDIYNIEGKEVIILAEGRLVNLGCATGHPSFVMSNSFTNQTLAQLELWQNADQYENQVYTLPKHLDEKVARLHLAKIGVELDELTPKQADYIKVPVEGPFKSDLYRY, encoded by the coding sequence ATGGTGGAGACCAAGACCACGGCCTACGTTCCGTACAAAGTAAAAGACATGAGCCTCGCTGAGTGGGGCCGCAAGGAAATCCGTTTGGCTGAGGCTGAAATGCCGGGTCTGATGGCGCTGCGCGAAGAATACGGCAACAGCCAGCCGCTGAAAGGCGCGCGTATTGCCGGCTGCCTGCACATGACCATCCAGACCGCCGTGCTCATCGAGACGCTGCAGGCCTTGGGCGCTGAAGTGACGTGGTCGTCGTGCAACATCTTCTCCACGCAGGACCACGCCGCCGCCGCTATTGCTGCCGTCGGCACGCCAGTGTACGCCTGGAAAGGCCTCAACGAAGAGGACTTCAACTGGTGCATCGAGCAGACGCTGTTCTTCGGTGAAGACCGTCAGCCCCTGAACATGATTCTGGACGACGGTGGCGACCTGACCAACATGGTGTTGAACCAGTATCCTGAGCTGGCCGCTGGCATCCGGGGTATTTCGGAAGAAACCACCACCGGCGTACTGCGCCTGCTGGAGCGCGTGAAAGCTGGCACCCTGCCGCTGCCCGCCTTCAACGTCAATGACTCGGTAACGAAGTCGAAATTCGACAACAAGTACGGCTGCAAAGAGTCGGCTGTGGACGCTATCCGTCGCGCTACCGACGTCATGATGGCCGGTAAAGTGGCCGTAGTGGCCGGCTACGGCGACGTAGGAAAAGGCACGGCGGCTTCGCTGCTCGGTGCTGGTGCCCGTGTTATCGTCACCGAAATTGACCCGATCTGCGCCCTGCAGGCTGCTATGGACGGTTTTGCTGTGAAGAAGCTGGCCAACGCCGTGAAGGAAGCCGACATCGTGGTAACCGCTACCGGCAACTGCGACATCCTCACCGAGGAGCACTTCCGCAGCCTCAAGGACAAAGCCATCGTCTGCAACATCGGTCACTTCGACGATGAAATCGACATGGCTTGGCTGAACAAGAACTACGGCCACACCAAGGACACGGTGAAGCCGCAGGTTGACATCTACAACATCGAAGGCAAAGAGGTCATCATCCTCGCCGAAGGCCGCCTCGTGAACCTGGGCTGCGCCACCGGCCACCCTTCGTTCGTAATGTCGAACTCGTTCACCAACCAGACGCTGGCGCAGCTGGAGCTGTGGCAGAACGCCGACCAGTACGAAAACCAAGTGTACACCCTGCCCAAGCACCTCGACGAGAAGGTGGCCCGTCTGCACCTCGCCAAAATTGGCGTGGAGCTGGACGAGCTGACGCCTAAGCAGGCCGATTACATCAAGGTGCCCGTAGAAGGCCCGTTCAAGTCGGACCTGTACCGCTACTAA
- a CDS encoding DUF4397 domain-containing protein, protein MKTFIPSLRQLFLASMLPAALTFSACGNDDDNNTPAPEQGKVLVVHAAAVSNVPITAFVADQQVAQLNYGANSSYFTVNAGSPTLRINNGTQVLASAPLAVSKDQSYSSFVFSPSATIGSTPTVLTVPDDLTAPAAGQAKVRIVHLALNAPTPVRLTVPSALPGTPGTDVTTDVTFGSASSFVAINAASLNLSVTAGTPRAQVLAVGDGTGTGTGVKNYEPGKIYTVVVRGIAGAGVPATQQPQAVIIQHN, encoded by the coding sequence ATGAAAACCTTCATTCCTTCTCTGCGCCAGCTATTTCTAGCATCCATGCTACCGGCCGCGCTGACTTTTTCTGCCTGCGGCAACGACGACGATAATAACACGCCGGCCCCCGAGCAGGGCAAGGTACTGGTGGTGCATGCCGCCGCCGTGTCCAATGTGCCCATCACGGCCTTCGTCGCCGACCAGCAGGTGGCCCAGCTCAACTACGGCGCCAACAGCAGCTACTTCACCGTAAATGCTGGTTCGCCTACCTTACGTATCAATAATGGCACGCAGGTGCTGGCTTCGGCTCCGCTTGCCGTCTCTAAAGACCAGAGCTACTCGTCGTTCGTCTTCTCGCCTTCCGCCACCATTGGCTCTACGCCCACGGTGCTTACCGTTCCCGACGACCTGACGGCTCCGGCTGCCGGCCAGGCAAAAGTGCGCATTGTGCATCTGGCCCTGAACGCTCCTACGCCGGTGCGCCTCACGGTGCCATCGGCACTGCCCGGCACCCCCGGCACCGACGTAACCACGGACGTAACTTTCGGTTCGGCCTCCAGCTTTGTGGCTATCAATGCCGCCTCGCTTAACCTATCGGTGACGGCCGGCACGCCCCGCGCGCAGGTACTGGCGGTTGGCGATGGCACAGGAACGGGCACGGGCGTTAAGAACTACGAGCCGGGTAAAATCTATACGGTGGTAGTGCGCGGCATTGCCGGAGCTGGCGTGCCGGCAACCCAGCAACCTCAGGCAGTCATCATTCAGCACAACTAA
- a CDS encoding class I SAM-dependent methyltransferase: MEFPLPAASRQYVAKHLHDDPAQLALQARKHPGLPVPELVRQIQARQKARLKVPAWADNPDLVFPPTLSVEQASSARTAAFKAALVSGQRLADLTGGFGVDVSYFAERIPEVHYVERNAALADVVRFNLTHLGVSNVQFHTADAVQFLRNTPDTFDWIYLDPARRDTAARKIFRLQDCEPDILRLMPLLLHKGRRVLLKTSPMLDIEQAILELRQVRQLWVVAVDNECKEVLYELGPEPAVDPERHTVNLLRTGQQQDFRLNRAREARAIPRYAEPQQYLYEPNVAILKAGGFRSIGTAFELLKLHQHSHLYTSDTLHPDFPGRIFRIRATEKYDAQALRAHLGPEVRAHVTTRNFPDTVAEFRHRTGIREGGDLYLFATTNLEGKLMVLVTEKDHGLARI, encoded by the coding sequence ATGGAATTTCCGCTTCCCGCGGCGTCGCGTCAGTATGTGGCCAAGCACCTGCACGATGACCCCGCCCAGCTGGCGCTGCAAGCCCGCAAACACCCTGGCCTGCCCGTTCCGGAGCTGGTACGCCAGATTCAGGCCCGCCAGAAAGCCCGCCTGAAAGTCCCCGCCTGGGCCGACAACCCAGACCTGGTTTTCCCACCGACCCTGTCGGTGGAGCAGGCCTCTTCCGCTCGCACGGCCGCGTTCAAGGCGGCGCTGGTGAGCGGGCAGCGCTTGGCCGACCTCACCGGCGGCTTCGGCGTGGACGTATCGTATTTTGCCGAACGTATTCCGGAAGTGCATTACGTGGAGCGCAACGCAGCCCTGGCCGACGTGGTGCGCTTCAACCTCACGCATCTGGGCGTTTCGAACGTGCAGTTTCATACGGCCGATGCGGTGCAGTTTCTGCGCAACACCCCGGACACCTTCGACTGGATCTACCTCGACCCGGCCCGGCGCGATACGGCGGCCCGCAAGATTTTCCGGCTGCAGGACTGTGAGCCGGATATTCTACGCCTAATGCCGCTGCTGCTGCATAAAGGCCGTCGGGTGCTGCTCAAAACTTCGCCCATGCTCGATATCGAGCAGGCCATTCTGGAGCTGCGGCAGGTGCGGCAGCTGTGGGTGGTGGCCGTGGACAATGAGTGCAAGGAGGTGCTGTACGAGCTGGGCCCCGAGCCGGCCGTCGATCCGGAGCGCCACACCGTGAACCTGCTTCGCACGGGCCAGCAGCAGGATTTCCGCCTGAACCGGGCCCGCGAGGCCCGCGCCATCCCGCGCTACGCCGAGCCGCAGCAGTACCTCTACGAGCCCAACGTGGCTATTCTGAAGGCGGGCGGCTTCCGCAGCATCGGTACGGCGTTTGAGCTGCTGAAGCTGCACCAGCACAGCCACCTCTACACCTCCGACACGCTGCACCCCGATTTCCCGGGCCGCATCTTCCGCATCCGGGCCACCGAGAAATACGACGCCCAAGCCCTACGCGCCCACCTCGGCCCCGAAGTCCGCGCCCACGTCACAACCCGCAACTTCCCCGACACGGTGGCCGAGTTCCGCCACCGCACCGGCATCCGCGAAGGCGGCGACCTATACCTGTTCGCCACCACCAATCTGGAAGGTAAGCTGATGGTGCTGGTGACAGAGAAGGATCACGGATTAGCGCGGATTTAA
- a CDS encoding DNA-3-methyladenine glycosylase, translated as MLHPKLPPDFYRRPDPVQIARDLLGKYLFTCLDGELTGGRIVETEAYSHHGDQSMQLHLKRRGPHGHALHEPGGRAYLYQVYQRHTLFNISTNEADKPDTILIRAIEPLVGLDIMLRRRGLETASAKLTAGPGLLTQALGVTPALSGTDLQGDTLWIEDHAEQVPEADVLSSPRVGLAYAGEEAASLPWRFRIISSLWTSKVK; from the coding sequence ATGCTACATCCCAAACTCCCGCCCGACTTCTACCGCCGCCCCGACCCCGTGCAGATTGCCCGCGACCTGCTGGGCAAATACCTATTTACGTGCCTCGACGGCGAGCTGACCGGCGGTCGCATCGTGGAAACCGAGGCCTACTCGCACCACGGCGACCAGTCGATGCAGCTGCACCTGAAGCGCCGCGGCCCGCACGGCCACGCCCTGCACGAGCCCGGCGGCCGCGCCTACCTGTACCAGGTGTATCAGCGCCACACGCTGTTCAACATCAGCACCAACGAAGCCGACAAACCCGATACCATCCTGATCCGCGCCATCGAGCCGCTGGTAGGTCTGGATATTATGCTTCGGCGGCGTGGGCTGGAAACGGCCTCGGCCAAGCTTACGGCCGGGCCTGGCCTGCTCACGCAGGCGCTGGGCGTCACGCCGGCCCTCTCCGGCACCGATTTGCAGGGCGACACGCTCTGGATTGAAGACCACGCCGAGCAGGTGCCGGAAGCCGACGTGCTCAGCAGCCCCCGCGTGGGCCTCGCCTACGCCGGCGAAGAAGCCGCCAGCCTACCCTGGCGCTTCCGCATCATCAGCAGCCTCTGGACCAGCAAGGTTAAATGA
- a CDS encoding TonB-dependent receptor plug domain-containing protein — protein MVQLINIPLAARLRLLPLMLLCAALATPATAQQASPHALDSVQALPAVRVQGIPATRFATGTRRTTLDTLALRQTGAGTLADALSLRTPLYLKNYGPGQLASITLRGTSARHTAVLWQGFNINLPSLGEADFALLPVSGTTQVAVQHGPAGATYGTGAIGGTVLLSSEARWGQGLQSRVQLDGGSFGLAAGSGEATFSNQKLSVRTAASYRTAQNDFPYREPVGRENGRLVYGPTQRQQNAQLRQWSLAQDATLRVGEQGELTAAVWLTDADRQIQAALGSVNRRARERDQSRRLLAGYRHVSSRHETSVRAAWFEDIINYQDDGIRSDSRVQTSQAQAEHTFRFAPTLSLRLGAEAQHFVAHVDGYEAPTVTENRFSGFGLLRYDPLPRLQLSLNVRQAFISGRRPPLTPTAGAEWLAWQRGTQQLSVKASASRSYRAPTLNERFWYPTGKPDLRPETSLGYEAGLRHEVRPTPTLLLQTELTAFRQRVDDWVQWLPTDLGYAPNNLRQVLAQGLEASSELRWKPGRYTLAARAAYAYTSSRKVRGYVLDEDPVGQQLAYVPLHTAAFSTDHSWRGWLLTSALTFTGFRYTTASGTDFLPSYLLLNAQLGHEFRVGRARLTPLAQGFNLGNLRYQSYQSRAMPGRSWVASLRVAWR, from the coding sequence TTGGTTCAGCTAATTAACATTCCGCTTGCTGCACGGCTCCGGCTGCTGCCGCTCATGCTGCTTTGCGCGGCCCTGGCAACTCCCGCCACGGCCCAGCAGGCATCGCCGCACGCCCTCGACTCGGTGCAGGCGCTGCCGGCGGTGCGCGTACAGGGCATTCCGGCCACGCGCTTCGCCACTGGCACCCGCCGCACCACGCTCGACACGCTGGCGCTCCGGCAGACCGGCGCCGGCACCCTAGCCGATGCGCTGTCGTTGCGCACGCCGCTTTATCTGAAAAATTATGGGCCGGGCCAGCTGGCCAGCATCACGCTGCGCGGCACGTCGGCGCGGCACACGGCCGTGCTGTGGCAGGGCTTCAACATCAATTTACCTTCTTTGGGCGAAGCAGACTTTGCGCTGCTGCCCGTAAGCGGCACTACCCAGGTAGCAGTGCAGCACGGGCCGGCCGGCGCCACCTACGGCACCGGGGCCATTGGCGGCACGGTGCTGCTGTCGTCGGAGGCGCGCTGGGGGCAGGGGCTGCAGAGCCGGGTGCAGCTGGATGGCGGCAGCTTCGGGCTGGCCGCCGGCTCAGGTGAGGCCACGTTCAGCAACCAGAAGCTCTCGGTGCGGACGGCCGCCTCCTACCGCACCGCCCAAAACGACTTCCCGTACCGCGAGCCGGTGGGCCGCGAAAACGGCCGGCTGGTGTACGGCCCGACGCAGCGCCAGCAAAACGCGCAGCTGCGGCAGTGGAGCCTGGCCCAGGATGCCACGCTGCGGGTAGGCGAGCAGGGAGAACTCACGGCCGCCGTCTGGCTCACGGATGCCGACCGGCAGATTCAGGCCGCGCTGGGCTCAGTAAACCGCCGTGCCCGGGAGCGGGACCAGAGCCGCCGCCTGCTGGCCGGCTACCGCCACGTGAGCAGCCGCCACGAAACGAGCGTGCGCGCCGCCTGGTTCGAGGACATCATCAACTACCAGGACGACGGCATCCGGAGCGACTCGCGGGTGCAGACCAGTCAGGCCCAGGCCGAGCACACGTTCCGGTTTGCTCCCACGCTCAGTTTGCGGCTGGGGGCTGAGGCGCAGCATTTCGTGGCCCACGTAGATGGCTATGAAGCGCCCACCGTGACCGAAAACCGATTCAGCGGCTTCGGGCTGCTGCGCTACGACCCGCTGCCGCGGCTGCAGCTCAGCCTGAACGTGCGGCAGGCCTTCATCAGCGGCCGGCGGCCCCCGCTCACGCCCACGGCCGGCGCCGAGTGGCTGGCCTGGCAGCGCGGCACCCAGCAGCTCAGCGTGAAAGCCAGTGCCTCGCGCAGCTACCGCGCCCCCACCCTCAACGAGCGGTTCTGGTACCCCACCGGCAAGCCCGACCTGCGCCCCGAAACCAGCCTGGGCTACGAGGCCGGCCTGCGCCACGAGGTGCGCCCCACTCCCACCCTGCTGCTCCAGACCGAGCTGACAGCATTCCGGCAGCGCGTAGACGACTGGGTGCAATGGCTGCCCACCGACCTGGGCTACGCCCCCAACAACCTGCGGCAGGTGCTGGCCCAGGGCCTGGAAGCCAGCAGTGAGCTACGCTGGAAACCCGGGCGCTACACCCTGGCCGCCCGCGCCGCCTACGCTTACACCAGCTCCCGCAAAGTGCGCGGCTACGTCCTCGACGAAGACCCGGTGGGCCAGCAGCTGGCCTACGTGCCGCTGCACACTGCCGCCTTCAGCACCGACCACAGCTGGCGCGGCTGGCTGCTGACCAGCGCCCTCACCTTCACGGGCTTCCGCTACACCACCGCCTCCGGCACCGATTTCCTGCCCTCCTACCTGCTGCTTAATGCCCAGCTGGGCCACGAGTTTCGGGTGGGCCGGGCCCGGCTGACGCCGCTGGCGCAGGGCTTCAACCTCGGCAACCTCCGCTACCAGAGCTACCAGAGCCGCGCCATGCCCGGCCGCTCGTGGGTGGCCAGCCTGCGCGTGGCGTGGCGCTGA
- a CDS encoding DUF5074 domain-containing protein: MFHFPMATRRYALLGAASFLTLAVTSCDPDDEVTPVTPPVTTQTVYVVNEGPFLTGSGSVSVFSKATKEVQKDPFLAANGRGVGNVLQSMTIVGDNAYLVANNSNWVEVVTLADFKSVKKITGLSQPRYLVQVAPNKAYLTEWQGNFTSGYTAGRVSVLDLTTNTVTKTIPVGINPEQLTVAGGKVYVANSDGNTLTVINPTTDAVEGTVTVPAGPKNVTTDASGNVWVLSDDYTEPLASLVRFSPGTPTQQTRITFPEDYRNGNLRVNGAGDKIYVGLATGVYQLPITATSLPTTPLIRRSFYGLGIDPQDNTIYAGTGSFSADGRVVRFSATGAAVDSFAVGIAPNGFLFK, encoded by the coding sequence ATGTTCCATTTTCCTATGGCTACGCGCCGTTACGCGCTGCTCGGCGCCGCCTCTTTCCTGACTCTGGCCGTTACGTCCTGCGACCCGGACGATGAGGTAACGCCCGTTACACCGCCCGTCACCACCCAGACGGTGTACGTGGTGAACGAGGGCCCTTTCCTGACCGGCAGCGGCTCGGTGAGCGTGTTCAGCAAAGCCACCAAGGAGGTGCAGAAAGACCCGTTTCTGGCCGCCAACGGCCGCGGCGTGGGCAACGTGCTGCAGTCGATGACCATTGTGGGCGACAACGCCTACCTGGTGGCCAACAACAGCAACTGGGTGGAAGTCGTGACGCTGGCCGATTTCAAGTCGGTGAAGAAGATTACGGGCCTCTCGCAGCCGCGCTATCTGGTGCAGGTGGCGCCGAATAAGGCCTACCTCACGGAGTGGCAGGGCAACTTCACAAGCGGCTACACGGCCGGCCGCGTGTCGGTGCTGGATCTGACTACGAACACCGTAACGAAAACCATTCCGGTGGGCATCAACCCCGAGCAGCTGACCGTGGCGGGCGGCAAAGTGTACGTGGCCAACTCCGACGGCAACACGCTCACCGTCATCAACCCCACCACCGACGCCGTGGAAGGCACCGTGACCGTGCCGGCCGGCCCCAAAAACGTAACCACCGACGCCAGCGGCAACGTGTGGGTGCTCTCCGACGACTACACCGAGCCGCTGGCTTCGCTGGTGCGCTTCAGCCCGGGTACGCCCACACAGCAAACCCGCATCACGTTTCCGGAAGACTACCGCAACGGCAACCTGCGCGTGAACGGCGCCGGCGACAAAATCTACGTGGGCCTGGCCACGGGCGTATACCAGTTGCCCATCACGGCCACCAGCCTGCCCACCACGCCGCTCATCCGGCGCAGCTTCTACGGCCTCGGCATCGACCCGCAGGACAACACCATCTATGCCGGCACGGGCAGCTTCTCGGCCGATGGGCGGGTGGTGCGCTTCTCAGCTACCGGCGCGGCCGTCGATTCGTTTGCGGTGGGCATTGCGCCCAATGGCTTCCTGTTCAAATAA
- a CDS encoding helix-turn-helix domain-containing protein, producing MEAVRTVLEKAGYHPTEVTLGQALLEEDTPADLAAVAPLLREAGFDVLMGRAEQMTEQIKGALGEYLEHLRTARMPLTTSAFLTDRFAATYSHLSKVFSRTANLTIEKYLIRLKIERVKEMLSYGEMTLSEIADHMRYSSGQHLSNQFRQVTGYSVSEFRRELLPKRIALDQLA from the coding sequence GTGGAAGCCGTTCGCACCGTGCTCGAAAAGGCCGGCTATCACCCCACGGAAGTAACGCTGGGCCAGGCGCTGCTGGAAGAAGACACCCCGGCCGATCTGGCTGCCGTGGCTCCCCTGCTGCGCGAAGCCGGCTTCGATGTACTGATGGGCCGCGCCGAGCAGATGACTGAACAGATCAAGGGCGCATTGGGCGAGTACCTGGAGCATCTGCGCACCGCGCGCATGCCCCTCACTACCTCCGCTTTCCTGACCGACCGGTTTGCCGCCACGTACTCGCACCTGAGCAAGGTGTTTTCGCGCACGGCCAACCTCACGATTGAAAAGTACCTGATCCGCCTGAAAATTGAGCGGGTGAAGGAAATGTTGAGCTACGGCGAAATGACGCTCAGCGAAATTGCCGACCACATGCGCTACAGTTCCGGCCAGCACCTGAGCAACCAGTTCCGCCAGGTGACCGGCTACTCCGTCAGCGAATTCCGCCGCGAGCTGCTGCCCAAGCGCATCGCCCTCGACCAGCTGGCCTAG
- a CDS encoding B12-binding domain-containing radical SAM protein, protein MPTSSLRILLITPPLTQLNTPYPATAYIKGFLGTRGYAVTQTDLGLELVLKLFSKPGLTRVFDAIAAGAFSLSDNARRMLRLRQSYLSTIEPVVRFLQNKDNTLAPRICHSRFLPEASRFDNIADLETAFGTMGLTDQARHLATLYLEDLGDLIKETVGPQFGFSRYAEKLAMSATTFDALHEALQAPPNLLDQMLQELVDELVARVQPDVAGFTVPFPGNLYGALRLAGRIKQLSPNTHTLMGGGYPNTELRQIREPRFFDYIDYLTLDDGEGPWLRLLEWLSEEKERQAAPKERHAELAEASLPLANQSFSNEAGEMLRQVQHDGLTVQQRVPSQTQPLPFQRTFLRNAAGEVEYINQPFPDIPHPEVGTPDYSDLPLSEYLSVIEVLNPMHRLWSDGRWNKLTVAHGCYWKRCSFCDVTLDYISRYETAPSALLVDRIEQIIAQTGQTGFHFVDEAAPPLALRDLAIELLKRRVNITWWGNIRFEKTFTPDLCRLLAASGCIAVSGGLEVASDRLLALMEKGVTIAQVARVTDGFTQAGIMVHAYLMYGFPTETAQETVDSLEVVRQLFEAGIVQSGYWHRFSMTAHSPVGKNPAKYQVAATGPEPGPFAWNDLWHDDPTGTDHEQFGPGLAKALYNYLHGVALHEPLNFWFDFRVPKSTVPRQLIQKAVQEPAKPDFAKQNQRLFWLGNAPELRQETGKKGPRAVLTFYEQAEDFEVSVPPALGPWLHILLTRLTTDYDTKVLLKEVAQSFPAGHSFERFLESAAWLTLREKGLLVL, encoded by the coding sequence GTGCCTACTTCTTCGCTCCGCATCCTGCTCATCACGCCGCCGCTCACGCAGCTCAACACGCCCTACCCGGCCACGGCCTACATCAAGGGGTTTCTGGGCACGCGCGGCTACGCCGTTACGCAGACCGACCTGGGTCTGGAGCTGGTGCTGAAGCTGTTTTCTAAGCCGGGCCTGACGCGGGTGTTCGACGCCATTGCGGCCGGCGCTTTTTCGCTCTCCGACAACGCCCGCCGGATGCTGCGCCTGCGCCAGAGCTACCTGAGCACCATTGAGCCGGTCGTGCGCTTTCTGCAGAACAAGGACAACACCCTCGCGCCCCGCATCTGCCACAGCCGCTTCCTGCCCGAAGCCAGCCGCTTCGACAACATTGCCGACCTGGAAACGGCCTTCGGCACCATGGGCCTCACCGACCAGGCCCGCCACCTGGCCACGCTCTACCTCGAAGACCTCGGCGACCTGATCAAGGAAACCGTGGGGCCGCAGTTCGGCTTTTCGCGCTACGCCGAGAAGCTGGCTATGTCGGCCACCACCTTTGATGCGCTGCACGAGGCGCTACAAGCCCCGCCCAACCTGCTTGACCAGATGCTGCAGGAGCTGGTAGATGAGCTGGTGGCGCGGGTGCAGCCCGACGTGGCCGGCTTCACGGTGCCTTTCCCCGGCAACCTCTACGGCGCCCTGCGGCTGGCCGGCCGCATCAAGCAGCTCAGCCCTAATACCCACACTTTGATGGGCGGCGGCTACCCCAACACCGAGCTACGCCAGATCCGGGAGCCGCGCTTCTTCGACTACATCGACTACCTGACCCTCGACGACGGCGAAGGCCCCTGGTTGCGGCTGCTGGAGTGGTTGAGTGAGGAGAAAGAACGCCAGGCGGCACCAAAAGAACGTCATGCTGAGCTTGCCGAAGCATCTCTACCGCTGGCTAATCAATCGTTTAGCAACGAAGCGGGAGAGATGCTTCGACAAGTTCAGCATGACGGCCTAACGGTACAGCAGCGCGTTCCGTCACAAACTCAGCCCCTCCCCTTCCAGCGCACCTTCTTGCGCAATGCGGCCGGCGAGGTGGAGTACATCAACCAGCCGTTTCCGGATATTCCGCACCCCGAGGTGGGCACGCCCGACTATTCGGATCTGCCGTTGAGCGAGTATCTGTCGGTGATTGAGGTGCTGAACCCCATGCACCGGCTCTGGAGCGACGGGCGCTGGAACAAGCTCACGGTGGCCCACGGCTGCTACTGGAAGCGTTGCTCGTTCTGCGACGTAACGCTGGACTACATTTCGCGCTACGAAACCGCGCCCAGCGCTTTGCTGGTGGATAGAATCGAGCAGATCATTGCCCAGACCGGCCAGACTGGCTTCCACTTCGTGGACGAGGCTGCGCCGCCGCTGGCCTTGCGCGATTTAGCCATCGAGCTGCTCAAGCGCCGCGTGAACATTACGTGGTGGGGCAACATCCGCTTCGAGAAAACCTTCACGCCCGACCTGTGCCGCCTGCTGGCCGCCTCAGGCTGCATTGCGGTGAGCGGCGGCCTGGAAGTGGCTTCCGACCGGCTGCTGGCCCTCATGGAAAAGGGCGTCACCATCGCGCAGGTGGCCCGCGTCACGGACGGCTTCACGCAGGCCGGCATCATGGTTCACGCCTACCTGATGTATGGTTTCCCAACGGAAACCGCCCAGGAAACCGTGGACAGCCTGGAAGTGGTGCGGCAGCTGTTCGAAGCCGGCATCGTGCAGAGCGGCTACTGGCACCGGTTTTCGATGACGGCCCACTCACCCGTAGGCAAGAACCCCGCGAAGTACCAGGTGGCCGCCACCGGCCCCGAGCCCGGCCCCTTCGCCTGGAACGACCTCTGGCACGACGACCCCACCGGCACCGACCACGAGCAGTTTGGCCCCGGTCTGGCCAAGGCCCTATACAACTACCTGCACGGCGTGGCGCTACACGAGCCGCTCAACTTTTGGTTTGATTTCCGGGTGCCCAAGTCCACGGTGCCGCGCCAGCTGATTCAGAAGGCGGTGCAGGAACCTGCCAAGCCGGATTTCGCGAAGCAGAACCAGCGGCTGTTCTGGCTGGGCAACGCGCCGGAGCTGCGGCAGGAAACCGGCAAGAAAGGCCCGCGCGCGGTGCTCACCTTCTACGAGCAGGCCGAGGACTTCGAAGTATCGGTGCCGCCCGCCCTGGGCCCATGGCTGCACATCCTGCTCACCCGCCTCACCACCGATTACGACACGAAAGTGCTGCTGAAGGAAGTGGCCCAGAGCTTCCCGGCCGGCCACTCGTTCGAGCGGTTTCTGGAATCGGCGGCCTGGCTGACGTTGCGCGAGAAGGGGCTGCTAGTATTGTAG